Proteins co-encoded in one Methylobacterium sp. WL1 genomic window:
- a CDS encoding carbon-phosphorus lyase complex subunit PhnI, whose product MYVAVKGGEAAIDNAHRLLAEARRGDPAVPELSVAQIREQMALLVDRVMAEGSLYDPDLAALALKQARGDVVEAVFLVRAYRTTLPRYGASKPIDTGAMAVARRVSATFKDLPGGQVLGPTFDYTHRLIDFTLAAEGAVEPAAEAEPRGDAGTCPRVTDVLAQDGLIEPSPPDDGAPVGDLTREPVDYPADRALRLQALARGDEGFVLGLGYSTQRGYGRTHPFVGEIRVGDVAVAFVPEELGFPVPLGRIRLTECQMVTQFKGSGTTPPQFTRGYGLSFGQSERKAMAMSLVDRALRAEELGEPVASPAQDQEFVLAHCDSLQATGFVEHLKLPHYVDFQAELELVRRLRAEFFRDSDSMQEAAE is encoded by the coding sequence ATGTACGTGGCCGTGAAGGGCGGCGAAGCCGCCATCGATAACGCCCACCGGCTCCTGGCCGAGGCCCGCCGCGGCGACCCGGCCGTGCCGGAACTCTCCGTGGCGCAGATCCGGGAGCAGATGGCGCTCCTGGTCGACCGGGTTATGGCCGAGGGCTCGCTCTACGATCCCGACCTCGCCGCGCTGGCCCTCAAGCAGGCCCGCGGCGACGTGGTCGAGGCGGTGTTCCTGGTCCGGGCGTACCGGACGACTCTGCCGCGCTACGGCGCTTCCAAACCCATCGATACCGGCGCCATGGCGGTGGCCCGCCGCGTCTCGGCGACCTTCAAGGACCTGCCCGGCGGCCAGGTTCTGGGGCCGACCTTCGACTACACGCACCGGCTGATCGACTTCACGCTGGCCGCCGAGGGCGCGGTCGAGCCCGCCGCCGAGGCCGAGCCGCGCGGGGATGCCGGCACCTGCCCCAGGGTCACCGACGTCCTGGCCCAGGACGGCCTGATCGAGCCCTCGCCCCCGGACGACGGCGCCCCCGTGGGCGACCTCACCCGGGAGCCGGTGGACTACCCCGCCGACCGGGCCCTGCGCCTCCAGGCCCTGGCCCGGGGGGACGAGGGCTTCGTGCTCGGCCTCGGCTACTCGACCCAGCGGGGCTACGGCCGCACCCACCCGTTCGTGGGCGAGATCCGGGTCGGCGACGTGGCGGTGGCGTTCGTGCCGGAGGAACTCGGCTTCCCGGTGCCGCTCGGCCGGATCCGGCTCACCGAGTGCCAGATGGTCACCCAGTTCAAGGGCTCGGGGACGACGCCTCCCCAGTTCACCCGCGGCTACGGGCTCAGCTTCGGCCAGAGCGAGCGCAAGGCGATGGCGATGTCCCTGGTCGACCGGGCGCTGCGGGCGGAGGAACTCGGCGAGCCGGTGGCGAGCCCCGCCCAGGACCAGGAATTCGTCCTCGCCCATTGCGACAGCCTGCAGGCGACCGGCTTCGTCGAGCACCTGAAGCTGCCCCACTACGTCGATTTCCAGGCGGAGCTGGAGCTGGTCCGGCGCCTGCGCGCCGAGTTCTTCCGAGACTCAGACAGCATGCAGGAGGCGGCCGAATGA
- a CDS encoding alpha-D-ribose 1-methylphosphonate 5-phosphate C-P-lyase PhnJ, with translation MSATAMPEPSRSDAGYNFAYLDEGTKRMIRRAILKAIAVPGYQVPFASREMPMPYGWGTGGVQVTAAILGRADVLKVIDQGADDTTNAVSIRRFFARTSGVATTTRTTEATIIQTRHRIPETPLSEGQTLVYQVPIPEPLRFLEPRETETRQLHALAEYGAMHVKLYEDISRHGHIATTYAYPVEVAGRYVMDPSPTPKFDNPKMDDCPALQLFGAGRERRIYAVPPYTAVRSLDFEDHPFRIQEFTEPCALCGARGHYLDEVVTDDTGGRMYVCSDTDICETRVAEAAR, from the coding sequence ATGAGCGCGACAGCGATGCCCGAACCGAGCCGATCGGACGCCGGCTACAACTTCGCCTACCTGGACGAGGGCACGAAGCGGATGATCCGCCGGGCCATCCTCAAGGCCATCGCGGTGCCGGGCTACCAGGTGCCGTTCGCCTCGCGCGAGATGCCGATGCCCTATGGCTGGGGCACCGGCGGCGTACAGGTCACGGCCGCGATCCTGGGGCGGGCCGACGTGCTCAAGGTGATCGACCAGGGCGCCGACGACACCACCAACGCCGTCTCGATCCGGCGTTTCTTCGCACGGACCTCGGGAGTCGCCACCACCACGCGCACCACCGAGGCGACGATCATCCAGACCCGCCACCGCATTCCGGAGACGCCGCTCTCCGAGGGGCAGACGCTGGTCTACCAAGTGCCGATCCCCGAGCCCCTGCGCTTCCTCGAACCGCGCGAGACCGAGACGCGCCAGCTCCACGCCCTCGCCGAGTACGGGGCCATGCACGTCAAGCTCTACGAGGACATCAGCCGCCACGGCCACATCGCCACCACCTACGCCTACCCGGTGGAGGTGGCCGGCCGCTACGTGATGGACCCCTCGCCGACGCCGAAATTCGACAACCCCAAGATGGACGATTGCCCGGCGCTCCAGCTGTTCGGGGCGGGGCGCGAGCGGCGCATCTACGCGGTGCCGCCCTACACCGCGGTGCGCAGCCTCGACTTCGAGGACCATCCGTTCCGGATCCAGGAATTCACCGAGCCCTGCGCGCTGTGCGGCGCCCGCGGCCACTACCTCGACGAGGTGGTCACCGACGACACGGGGGGGCGGATGTACGTCTGCTCGGACACCGACATCTGCGAGACCCGCGTCGCGGAGGCCGCCCGATGA
- the phnK gene encoding phosphonate C-P lyase system protein PhnK, which produces MSTPLLSAHGLTKAYGARLACAGVDLDVTEGEVLAIVGESGSGKSTLLSLLAGELAPDSGCARYRMRDGQSRTLADLGPAELRRLMRTDWGFVRQDARQGLRMAVSAGGNVGERLMGMGERHYGRIRGQALDWLGRVEIEAARVDDPPSQFSGGMRQRLQIARNLVTGPRLVLMDEPTSGLDVSVQARLLDLIRRLSAELGLAVIIVTHDLAVARLLSHRIAVMRAGRVIETGLTDRVLDDPEHAYTQLLVSSVLAA; this is translated from the coding sequence ATGAGCACGCCGCTGCTTTCCGCCCACGGCCTGACCAAGGCCTACGGGGCGCGGCTCGCCTGCGCGGGGGTCGATCTCGACGTCACCGAGGGCGAGGTGCTCGCCATCGTGGGCGAATCCGGCTCCGGAAAGTCGACGCTCCTGTCCCTGCTGGCGGGCGAGCTGGCGCCGGATTCCGGCTGCGCCCGCTACCGGATGCGCGACGGGCAGAGCCGTACCCTCGCCGACCTCGGCCCCGCCGAACTGCGCCGGCTGATGCGCACCGACTGGGGCTTCGTCCGGCAGGACGCCCGCCAGGGCCTGCGCATGGCGGTCTCGGCCGGCGGCAATGTCGGCGAGCGGCTGATGGGCATGGGCGAGCGCCATTACGGCCGGATCCGCGGCCAGGCGCTCGACTGGCTCGGCCGCGTCGAGATCGAGGCGGCCCGCGTGGACGACCCGCCGAGCCAGTTCTCCGGGGGCATGCGCCAGCGCCTGCAGATCGCCCGCAACCTCGTCACCGGCCCCCGGCTGGTGCTGATGGACGAGCCGACCTCGGGGCTCGACGTCTCGGTCCAGGCCCGGCTCCTCGACCTGATCCGGCGGCTCTCGGCCGAGCTCGGTCTGGCGGTGATCATCGTCACCCACGATCTCGCGGTGGCGCGCCTGCTCTCCCACCGGATCGCCGTGATGCGGGCCGGCCGGGTGATCGAGACCGGGTTGACCGACCGCGTGCTCGACGACCCCGAGCACGCCTACACCCAGCTCCTCGTCTCCTCGGTGCTCGCCGCATGA
- the phnL gene encoding phosphonate C-P lyase system protein PhnL → MTALLTFQDVAKSFTLHLRGGVVLPVVGGVSLAVAPGECVVLGGPSGAGKSSLLKMAYGNYRCDAGTILVRDGGAAIDVVRADPRTILSLRARVIAYVSQFLRVIPRVSALDVVEAAGREGGLSEDEARARAKTLLARLNLPDRLWGLPPATFSGGEQQRVNIARGLIADRPLLLLDEPTASLDASNRAVVAELVREKLAAGAGVLGIFHDGEMRDAVATRIVDVTRFAQARAA, encoded by the coding sequence ATGACCGCGCTTCTGACCTTCCAGGACGTCGCCAAGAGCTTCACCCTGCACCTGCGCGGCGGCGTGGTGCTCCCGGTGGTGGGCGGCGTGAGCCTCGCGGTGGCGCCGGGCGAGTGCGTGGTGCTCGGCGGACCCTCGGGCGCCGGCAAGTCCTCGCTCCTGAAGATGGCCTACGGCAATTACCGCTGCGATGCCGGCACGATCCTGGTCCGCGACGGCGGCGCCGCGATCGACGTGGTCCGGGCCGACCCGCGCACCATCCTGTCGCTGCGTGCCCGGGTCATCGCGTACGTGTCGCAGTTCTTGCGGGTGATCCCGCGGGTCTCGGCCCTCGACGTGGTCGAGGCCGCCGGCCGCGAGGGCGGATTGTCCGAGGACGAAGCCCGCGCGCGGGCCAAGACCCTGCTCGCCCGGCTGAACCTGCCCGACCGGCTGTGGGGCCTGCCGCCCGCAACCTTCTCGGGGGGCGAGCAGCAGCGCGTCAACATCGCCCGGGGGCTGATCGCCGACCGGCCGCTGCTGCTGCTCGACGAGCCCACCGCGTCCCTCGACGCCAGCAACCGCGCCGTGGTCGCCGAGCTGGTCCGCGAGAAGCTGGCCGCGGGGGCCGGCGTGCTCGGCATCTTCCACGACGGCGAGATGCGTGATGCCGTGGCGACGCGAATCGTCGACGTGACCCGCTTCGCGCAAGCCCGGGCGGCCTGA
- a CDS encoding alpha-D-ribose 1-methylphosphonate 5-triphosphate diphosphatase, whose protein sequence is MSDLILENARLVLPDRVEHGWLAVADGLIAEIGTGRAPERGLDLGGDHLIPGLIELHTDHLESHFAPRPKVRWHPLGAVLAYDAQITASGITTVFDSLRAGSDPDGSGLGSELKQLAAAIETARAGNLFRAEHFTHLRCELPSADVLDTVAEFKAQYTIGLISLMDHTPGQRQFRDMEKYYTYATRGGRTLEEIRLNTERKIREGKALNGRNRPALVQFAKDMGIPLASHDDTTLADVELAAGEGVALAEFPTTLEAAEAAHGRGITVMMGAPNLIRGGSHSGNVAALALAEAGHLDILSSDYVPASLLMAAFLLPEQASGISLPQALATVTANPARATGLTDRGALTPGLRADLVRVQRAEGVPVVREVWRTGRRVA, encoded by the coding sequence ATGAGCGACCTGATTCTCGAGAACGCGCGCCTGGTCCTGCCGGACCGCGTCGAGCACGGCTGGCTCGCCGTGGCCGACGGCCTGATCGCGGAGATCGGCACCGGGCGCGCGCCCGAGCGCGGCCTCGACCTCGGCGGCGACCACCTGATCCCCGGGCTGATCGAGCTGCACACAGACCACCTCGAGAGCCACTTCGCGCCCCGGCCCAAGGTCCGCTGGCATCCGCTCGGTGCGGTGCTGGCCTACGACGCGCAGATCACCGCCTCGGGCATCACCACGGTGTTCGATTCCCTGCGCGCCGGCAGCGACCCCGACGGCAGCGGCCTCGGCTCCGAGCTGAAACAGCTGGCCGCCGCGATCGAGACCGCGCGGGCCGGCAACCTGTTCCGGGCCGAGCACTTCACGCATCTGCGCTGCGAGCTGCCCTCGGCGGACGTCCTCGACACGGTGGCCGAGTTCAAGGCGCAGTACACGATCGGCCTGATCTCGCTGATGGACCACACCCCGGGCCAGCGCCAGTTCCGCGACATGGAGAAGTACTACACCTACGCCACGCGGGGCGGCCGGACCCTGGAGGAGATCCGGCTCAACACCGAGCGCAAGATCCGGGAGGGCAAGGCCCTCAACGGCCGCAACCGCCCAGCCCTGGTCCAGTTCGCGAAAGACATGGGCATACCCCTGGCGAGCCACGACGACACGACCCTGGCCGATGTGGAACTCGCGGCCGGGGAGGGGGTGGCGCTCGCCGAGTTCCCGACCACCCTGGAGGCGGCCGAGGCCGCGCACGGGCGGGGGATCACCGTGATGATGGGCGCGCCGAACCTGATCCGCGGCGGGTCGCATTCCGGCAACGTCGCCGCCCTGGCGCTGGCCGAGGCCGGCCACCTCGACATCCTGTCGTCGGATTACGTGCCCGCGAGCCTGCTGATGGCCGCGTTCCTGCTGCCCGAGCAGGCATCCGGGATCTCGCTGCCGCAGGCGCTGGCCACCGTCACGGCCAACCCAGCCCGCGCCACCGGCTTGACCGACCGCGGCGCCCTGACGCCCGGCCTGCGGGCCGACCTCGTGCGGGTCCAGCGCGCGGAAGGGGTTCCAGTGGTCCGCGAGGTCTGGCGCACCGGCCGGCGGGTCGCCTGA
- the phnN gene encoding phosphonate metabolism protein/1,5-bisphosphokinase (PRPP-forming) PhnN — protein MAGCLVLVVGPSGAGKDTLIRLARAELAGDPRYVFPRRLVTRPPSGDEDNDEIDEAAFARGCAAGVFTLHWRAHGLGYAIPAQAAECARGDRVVVCNVSRRIVEEARGSGLPVSVVEVTAPAEVLARRIAARGRPEDGDVAARLAREVRVSADLTILNTGAPQEAAARLIAHLRAR, from the coding sequence ATGGCGGGCTGCCTGGTCCTGGTGGTCGGCCCGAGCGGGGCCGGCAAGGATACGCTGATCCGGCTCGCCCGGGCGGAGTTGGCGGGCGACCCGCGCTACGTCTTCCCGCGCCGCTTGGTGACCCGGCCGCCGTCGGGCGACGAGGACAACGACGAGATCGACGAGGCCGCCTTCGCACGGGGCTGTGCGGCTGGCGTGTTCACGCTGCACTGGCGGGCGCACGGCCTGGGCTACGCGATCCCGGCGCAGGCCGCCGAATGCGCGCGCGGCGATCGCGTTGTGGTCTGCAACGTCTCCCGCCGGATCGTCGAGGAGGCCCGGGGCAGCGGCCTGCCGGTCAGCGTGGTCGAGGTCACGGCGCCTGCCGAGGTCCTGGCACGCCGGATCGCGGCCCGGGGCCGGCCGGAGGACGGGGACGTCGCCGCGCGCCTGGCCCGCGAGGTCCGGGTCTCGGCCGACCTCACCATCCTCAACACGGGCGCGCCGCAAGAGGCGGCGGCCCGGCTGATCGCGCATCTGCGCGCCCGCTAG
- a CDS encoding porin family protein, with protein MMKKLLLASAATALVSTAAVAADLPRRAAPPPVFTPVPVFTWTGFYAGLESAYTFTDNQRITTVGVLPGNANNVALGRRPLLTSTSQDGFANIGGTAGYNYQFTPGSGIVVGVANSIDWTDITKNRVVLGTGNVAGGPPNISQFRQSLDWLGTLTGRVGYAFDRVMVYGMGGLAYGNVFHDANFYTPGGALQFAGRYDDFKTGFAYGGGIEFAIPTDSFLNTFAVGKYFGIKYDAVTIKAEYLHYDLGSQSVLVGAIPGVGTGSYISRFRTEGSIVRAGFNYKFGGF; from the coding sequence ATGATGAAGAAGCTCCTCCTCGCCAGCGCTGCCACGGCCCTGGTCTCGACGGCCGCCGTCGCCGCCGACCTGCCGCGCCGCGCCGCGCCGCCGCCGGTCTTCACCCCGGTGCCGGTCTTCACCTGGACGGGCTTCTACGCGGGTCTCGAGTCCGCCTACACCTTCACCGACAACCAGCGCATCACCACCGTCGGCGTCCTGCCGGGCAACGCCAACAACGTGGCGCTCGGCCGCCGGCCGCTCCTGACCTCGACCTCGCAGGACGGCTTCGCCAACATCGGTGGCACCGCCGGCTACAACTATCAGTTCACGCCGGGCTCCGGCATCGTCGTCGGTGTCGCCAACAGCATCGACTGGACCGACATCACCAAGAACCGTGTCGTCCTCGGCACCGGCAACGTCGCGGGTGGCCCGCCGAACATCAGCCAGTTCCGCCAGAGCCTCGACTGGCTCGGCACCCTCACGGGCCGCGTCGGCTACGCGTTCGACCGGGTCATGGTCTACGGCATGGGCGGTCTCGCCTACGGCAACGTGTTCCACGACGCGAACTTCTACACCCCAGGCGGCGCCCTGCAGTTCGCCGGCCGCTACGACGACTTCAAGACCGGCTTCGCCTACGGCGGCGGCATCGAGTTCGCCATCCCGACCGACAGCTTCCTGAACACCTTCGCGGTCGGCAAGTACTTCGGCATCAAGTACGACGCCGTGACCATCAAGGCTGAGTACCTGCACTACGATCTCGGCAGCCAGAGCGTGCTCGTCGGCGCCATCCCGGGCGTCGGCACCGGCTCGTACATCTCGCGCTTCCGGACCGAGGGCAGCATCGTCCGCGCCGGCTTCAACTACAAGTTCGGCGGCTTCTAG
- the tuf gene encoding elongation factor Tu, which translates to MGKEKFARTKPHCNIGTIGHVDHGKTSLTAAITKVLAETGGATFTAYDQIDKAPEEKARGITISTAHVEYETANRHYAHVDCPGHADYVKNMITGAAQMDGAILVVSAADGPMPQTREHILLARQVGVPALVVFLNKVDMVDDEELLELVELEVRELLSKYDFPGDDIPITKGSALMALEDKEPKIGKEAVLALMATVDAYIPQPERPIDLPFLMPIEDVFSISGRGTVVTGRVERGIVKVGETVEIVGIRATTTTTVTGVEMFRKLLDQGQAGDNVGVLLRGTKREDVERGQVVCKPGSVKPHTKFKAEAYILTKEEGGRHTPFFTNYRPQFYFRTTDVTGVCELPEGTEMVMPGDNVTMDVTLIVPVAMEEKLRFAIREGGRTVGAGVVAAIND; encoded by the coding sequence ATGGGCAAGGAAAAGTTCGCTCGCACCAAGCCGCACTGCAACATCGGCACGATCGGTCACGTCGATCACGGCAAGACGTCGCTGACGGCGGCGATCACGAAGGTGCTGGCTGAGACGGGCGGTGCGACGTTCACGGCCTACGACCAGATCGACAAGGCCCCGGAGGAGAAGGCGCGCGGGATCACGATCTCGACCGCGCACGTGGAGTACGAGACGGCCAACCGGCACTACGCGCACGTCGACTGCCCCGGCCACGCCGACTACGTGAAGAACATGATCACGGGCGCCGCCCAGATGGACGGCGCGATCCTGGTGGTGTCGGCGGCCGACGGCCCGATGCCGCAGACCCGCGAGCACATCCTGCTCGCCCGCCAGGTCGGCGTGCCGGCGCTGGTGGTGTTCCTGAACAAGGTCGACATGGTCGACGACGAGGAGCTCCTGGAGCTGGTCGAGCTGGAGGTGCGCGAGCTTCTGTCGAAGTACGACTTCCCGGGCGACGACATCCCGATCACCAAGGGCTCGGCGCTGATGGCGCTGGAGGACAAGGAGCCCAAGATCGGCAAGGAGGCGGTGCTGGCGCTGATGGCGACGGTGGATGCCTACATCCCGCAGCCGGAGCGTCCGATCGACCTGCCGTTCCTGATGCCGATCGAGGACGTGTTCTCGATCTCGGGCCGCGGCACGGTGGTGACGGGTCGCGTCGAGCGCGGGATCGTCAAGGTCGGCGAGACGGTGGAGATCGTCGGCATCCGGGCGACCACGACCACGACGGTGACCGGCGTGGAGATGTTCCGCAAGCTGCTCGACCAGGGCCAGGCGGGCGACAACGTCGGCGTGCTGCTGCGCGGCACCAAGCGCGAGGACGTGGAGCGCGGCCAGGTCGTGTGCAAGCCGGGTTCGGTGAAGCCGCACACCAAGTTCAAGGCCGAGGCGTACATCCTGACCAAGGAGGAGGGCGGCCGCCACACGCCGTTCTTCACCAACTACCGGCCGCAATTCTACTTCCGGACCACGGACGTGACCGGGGTGTGCGAGCTGCCGGAGGGCACCGAGATGGTGATGCCGGGCGACAACGTGACCATGGACGTCACGCTGATCGTGCCGGTGGCCATGGAGGAGAAGCTTCGCTTCGCCATCCGCGAGGGCGGCCGCACCGTCGGTGCCGGCGTCGTCGCCGCCATCAACGACTGA
- the secE gene encoding preprotein translocase subunit SecE: MASNEATKKVDVARGAARGPANTPPARPATPAKVPQKRATPGEFFSQVRDEARKVTWPSRRETTITTIMVFVMVVVTSLFFTVVDQALRFVVGLVLGL; the protein is encoded by the coding sequence ATGGCATCGAACGAAGCGACCAAGAAGGTGGATGTGGCGCGCGGCGCGGCTCGCGGTCCCGCGAACACGCCGCCGGCCCGCCCGGCCACGCCCGCCAAGGTGCCGCAGAAGCGCGCGACGCCCGGCGAGTTCTTCTCCCAGGTCCGCGACGAGGCCCGCAAGGTCACCTGGCCGTCCCGCCGGGAAACCACGATCACCACCATCATGGTGTTCGTGATGGTCGTGGTCACCAGCCTGTTCTTTACGGTGGTCGACCAGGCCCTGCGCTTCGTGGTCGGCCTCGTGCTCGGCCTCTGA
- the nusG gene encoding transcription termination/antitermination protein NusG has protein sequence MSKRWYIVHAYSNFENKVAQSIKDQAAQRGLTELFDEVMVPTEKVVEVRRGRKVDAERKFFPGYVLVKCDLTDEVYHLIKNTPKVTGFLGADKSKPVPIPDAEAERIKGQVAEGVDRPKPSIAFEIGETVRVADGPFASFNGTVEEIDEARSRLKVAVSIFGRATPVELEYAQVEKA, from the coding sequence GTGTCGAAGCGCTGGTACATCGTCCACGCCTACTCGAACTTCGAGAACAAGGTCGCGCAGTCCATTAAGGACCAGGCGGCCCAGCGCGGGCTGACCGAGCTGTTCGACGAGGTGATGGTCCCGACCGAGAAGGTCGTCGAGGTGCGCCGCGGCCGGAAGGTCGATGCCGAGCGCAAGTTCTTCCCCGGCTACGTGCTGGTGAAGTGCGACCTGACCGACGAGGTCTACCACCTCATCAAGAACACCCCGAAGGTCACGGGCTTCCTCGGGGCCGACAAGTCGAAGCCGGTTCCGATTCCTGACGCCGAGGCCGAGCGGATCAAGGGCCAGGTTGCCGAGGGCGTTGATCGGCCCAAGCCGTCGATCGCGTTCGAGATCGGCGAGACCGTTCGGGTCGCCGACGGTCCGTTCGCGAGCTTCAACGGCACCGTCGAAGAGATCGACGAGGCCCGCTCCCGCCTCAAGGTGGCCGTGTCGATCTTCGGCCGCGCCACGCCGGTGGAGCTGGAATACGCCCAGGTCGAGAAGGCCTGA
- the rplK gene encoding 50S ribosomal protein L11, producing the protein MAKKITGYVKLQVPAGAANPSPPIGPALGQRGLNIMEFCKAFNAKTAQMEKGTPIPVIITAYQDRSFTFEMKQPPVTFFLKKAVGLKIGKKPASGSKTPGKGPVVGKISEAQLREIAEKKMPDLNCDSVEAAVAMIRGSARAMGLEITA; encoded by the coding sequence ATGGCGAAGAAGATCACGGGCTACGTGAAGCTTCAGGTCCCGGCCGGCGCGGCGAACCCGTCGCCCCCGATCGGTCCCGCGCTCGGTCAGCGCGGCCTCAACATCATGGAGTTCTGCAAGGCCTTCAATGCGAAGACCGCGCAGATGGAGAAGGGCACCCCGATCCCGGTGATCATCACCGCGTATCAGGACCGCTCCTTCACCTTCGAGATGAAGCAGCCGCCGGTCACCTTCTTCCTCAAGAAGGCCGTCGGCCTGAAGATCGGCAAGAAGCCGGCTTCCGGCTCGAAGACCCCCGGTAAGGGCCCGGTTGTCGGCAAGATCTCCGAGGCGCAGCTGCGCGAGATCGCCGAGAAGAAGATGCCCGACCTCAATTGCGACTCGGTCGAAGCGGCCGTCGCCATGATCCGCGGCTCTGCCCGGGCCATGGGCCTCGAAATCACGGCCTGA
- the rplA gene encoding 50S ribosomal protein L1 codes for MAREGKRIRAAREGIEVTKLYPLDEAIKLVKERATAKFDETVEVSMNLGVDPRHADQMVRGVCNLPNGSGRTVRVAVFARGAKADDAKAAGADIVGAEDLLEIVQSGKIEFDRCIATPDMMPLVGRLGKVLGPRGLMPNPKVGTVTMDVKSAVAGAKGGSVEFRVEKAGIVHAGVGKVSFDADKLVENIKAFADAVAKAKPAGAKGTYVQRIAVTSTMGPGVKVEPNTVLTA; via the coding sequence ATGGCACGCGAAGGAAAGCGCATCCGCGCGGCCCGCGAGGGCATCGAGGTGACCAAGCTCTACCCGCTCGACGAGGCGATCAAGCTGGTCAAGGAGCGGGCGACCGCGAAGTTCGACGAGACCGTCGAGGTCTCGATGAATCTCGGCGTCGATCCGCGCCACGCCGACCAGATGGTCCGCGGCGTCTGCAACCTGCCGAACGGCTCCGGCCGGACGGTCCGCGTGGCGGTCTTCGCCCGCGGCGCCAAGGCGGACGACGCCAAGGCGGCGGGGGCCGACATCGTCGGCGCCGAGGATCTCCTGGAGATCGTCCAGAGCGGCAAGATCGAGTTCGATCGCTGCATCGCCACCCCGGACATGATGCCGCTGGTCGGTCGTCTCGGTAAGGTGCTGGGCCCGCGCGGCCTGATGCCGAACCCCAAGGTCGGCACCGTCACCATGGACGTGAAGAGCGCCGTGGCCGGCGCCAAGGGCGGCTCGGTGGAGTTCCGCGTCGAGAAGGCCGGCATCGTCCATGCCGGCGTGGGCAAGGTCTCGTTCGATGCCGACAAGCTCGTCGAGAACATCAAGGCCTTCGCCGACGCGGTCGCCAAGGCCAAGCCGGCGGGCGCCAAGGGCACCTACGTCCAGCGCATCGCCGTCACCTCGACGATGGGCCCGGGCGTAAAGGTCGAGCCGAACACGGTCCTGACCGCCTGA